The following are from one region of the Cytobacillus firmus genome:
- the pdhA gene encoding pyruvate dehydrogenase (acetyl-transferring) E1 component subunit alpha, with product MASKTKKAQFDAKKQLETVEEQFQTLQILNEEGKVVNDSAMPDLSDEQLQELMRRMVYTRILDQRSISLNRQGRLGFYAPTAGQEASQLASHFALEKEDFILPGYRDVPQIIWHGLPLYQAFLWSRGHFEGGNMPEGVNVISPQIIIGAQYIQTAGVALGMKKRGEKKVAITYTGDGGASQGDFYEGINFAGAFKAPAIFIVQNNRFAISTPVEKQSAAKTIAQKAVAAGIPGIQVDGMDPLAVYAAVREARERALNGEGPTLIETLTYRYGPHTMAGDDPTRYRTSDLDNEWEKKDPLVRFRKFLEDKGIWNEDMENEVIEQAKEDIKEAIKKADETPKQKVTDLMNIMYEEMPYNLKEQYEIYKEKESK from the coding sequence TGGCTTCTAAAACAAAGAAGGCACAATTCGATGCGAAAAAACAGCTCGAAACAGTTGAAGAACAGTTCCAAACTCTACAAATTTTAAATGAAGAAGGCAAGGTTGTTAATGATTCAGCAATGCCTGACTTAAGCGATGAACAGCTTCAGGAATTAATGCGACGCATGGTTTATACCCGCATTCTTGATCAGCGTTCTATTTCACTTAACAGACAAGGCCGTTTGGGCTTCTATGCTCCTACTGCCGGACAGGAAGCTTCTCAGCTTGCATCTCATTTTGCGCTGGAGAAGGAAGACTTCATTCTTCCAGGTTATCGTGATGTGCCTCAAATCATTTGGCATGGCCTTCCGTTATACCAGGCTTTCCTATGGTCCCGCGGGCACTTCGAAGGCGGAAATATGCCTGAAGGTGTAAATGTTATTTCACCTCAGATTATCATTGGAGCACAATATATTCAGACTGCAGGGGTTGCCCTTGGCATGAAAAAGCGCGGCGAAAAGAAAGTTGCCATCACTTATACTGGCGACGGCGGTGCTTCACAAGGTGACTTCTATGAAGGCATCAACTTTGCAGGAGCATTTAAAGCACCTGCTATCTTTATTGTGCAAAATAACCGTTTTGCAATCTCTACTCCTGTTGAAAAACAATCAGCAGCTAAAACAATTGCTCAAAAGGCAGTGGCGGCCGGTATTCCAGGAATTCAGGTTGATGGCATGGATCCGCTTGCTGTATATGCAGCTGTTCGCGAAGCCCGTGAACGTGCACTTAATGGTGAAGGTCCTACATTAATCGAAACGCTGACATATCGTTACGGACCGCACACAATGGCTGGAGACGATCCAACCCGCTACCGTACTTCTGACCTTGATAATGAATGGGAAAAGAAAGATCCTCTTGTTCGTTTCCGCAAATTCCTTGAAGACAAAGGAATCTGGAATGAAGATATGGAAAACGAAGTAATTGAACAAGCAAAAGAAGATATTAAAGAAGCTATTAAAAAGGCTGATGAGACACCTAAGCAAAAAGTTACTGACCTTATGAACATCATGTATGAAGAAATGCCTTACAACCTAAAAGAACAGTATGAAATATACAAAGAAAAGGAGTCGAAGTAA
- a CDS encoding alpha-ketoacid dehydrogenase subunit beta, translating into MAQMTMIQAITDALRTELRNDPNVLVFGEDVGVNGGVFRATEGLQKEFGEERVFDTPLAESGIGGLAVGLGLQGFRPVPEIQFFGFVYEVMDSISGQLARMRYRSGGRYNSPVTIRSPFGGGVHTPEMHADSLEGLMAQQPGLKVVIPSTPYDAKGLLISAIRDNDPVIFLEHMKLYRSFRQEVPEEEYTIPLGKAEVKREGSDLTIVTYGAMVHESLKAAEELEKEGKSAEVIDLRTVAPLDIETIIASVEKTGRAIVVQEAQKQAGIAASVVAEINDRAILSLEAPVLRVAAPDTVFAFPQAETVWLPNYKDVIETAKKVLEF; encoded by the coding sequence ATGGCGCAAATGACAATGATTCAGGCAATTACTGATGCTCTTCGCACAGAATTGCGCAACGATCCGAATGTATTGGTATTCGGTGAAGATGTGGGCGTTAACGGCGGCGTTTTCCGTGCTACCGAAGGCCTTCAAAAAGAATTTGGCGAAGAGCGTGTATTTGATACACCGCTGGCTGAATCCGGAATTGGCGGTCTGGCTGTCGGTCTTGGTTTACAAGGCTTCCGTCCGGTACCTGAGATCCAATTCTTTGGATTCGTTTATGAAGTAATGGATTCGATTTCCGGTCAGCTGGCACGTATGCGTTACCGTTCCGGCGGAAGATATAATTCACCGGTTACGATCCGTTCGCCATTCGGAGGAGGGGTACATACTCCTGAAATGCACGCTGACAGCCTTGAAGGTTTAATGGCGCAGCAGCCTGGACTAAAGGTTGTTATTCCGTCAACTCCTTATGATGCAAAAGGGCTTCTTATCTCAGCAATCCGCGATAACGATCCTGTTATCTTCCTTGAGCATATGAAGTTGTATCGTTCTTTCCGCCAGGAAGTACCTGAAGAGGAATATACCATTCCGCTTGGCAAAGCAGAGGTTAAACGTGAGGGTTCAGACCTGACAATCGTTACTTACGGGGCAATGGTCCATGAGTCTTTAAAAGCGGCTGAAGAACTTGAAAAAGAAGGGAAATCTGCCGAAGTTATCGACTTGCGTACTGTCGCACCTCTTGATATTGAAACAATTATTGCTTCTGTTGAAAAGACAGGAAGAGCGATTGTTGTTCAGGAAGCACAAAAACAAGCTGGTATTGCAGCAAGTGTAGTGGCAGAAATCAATGATCGTGCAATTCTTAGTCTGGAAGCACCAGTTCTGCGTGTAGCTGCACCAGATACGGTATTTGCTTTCCCGCA